The following proteins are co-located in the Pseudomonas fluorescens genome:
- the kdpC gene encoding K(+)-transporting ATPase subunit C, with product MTTQSIFKGLLRPVLVSAVFFMLLTGLAYPAFTTLAAQLLFPFQAQGSLIERDGLVIGSALIGQDFSKPTYFHGRPSMTLGADPQDPSKSVSQPYNAGASGASNLGPTSQKLVDQVSARANAYRQDNGLPAGAPVPVDAVTASASGLDPHISVANARLQLARVARLRQVPETELLQLLNDHTAARTLGLLGEPRVNVLQLNLALDARQPSIAVSE from the coding sequence ATGACGACTCAATCGATATTCAAAGGGCTGCTGCGCCCGGTACTGGTTTCGGCGGTGTTTTTCATGCTGCTGACAGGGTTGGCTTACCCAGCTTTCACCACACTGGCGGCGCAATTGTTGTTCCCGTTTCAGGCACAGGGTTCATTGATTGAACGCGACGGGCTGGTGATCGGCTCCGCGCTGATCGGCCAGGATTTCAGCAAGCCCACGTACTTCCATGGGCGCCCGAGCATGACCCTTGGCGCCGACCCGCAAGACCCGAGCAAAAGCGTGTCGCAGCCCTACAACGCAGGCGCCAGCGGCGCCAGCAACCTGGGCCCGACCAGCCAAAAATTGGTGGACCAGGTCAGCGCACGCGCCAACGCCTATCGCCAGGATAACGGCCTGCCCGCCGGTGCACCGGTACCGGTGGACGCAGTCACCGCATCCGCATCGGGCCTGGACCCGCACATCTCGGTGGCCAACGCCCGGCTGCAACTGGCGCGGGTGGCGCGCTTGCGGCAGGTCCCCGAAACCGAACTGCTGCAACTGCTCAACGACCACACCGCCGCCCGCACCCTCGGTTTGCTCGGCGAGCCACGGGTGAATGTGCTGCAACTCAACTTGGCGCTGGATGCGCGTCAGCCCTCTATTGCGGTCAGTGAGTAA
- the kdpA gene encoding potassium-transporting ATPase subunit KdpA: protein MLSTLLEFALVLGLMTALAVLMGKWLARVFTGARHALPERLTYRLLGVDPLETMGWARYGSALLLSNAAMMLLGYIVLRWQAVMPLNPLGLAAQTPDLAFNTAASFITNTNWQAYSGETSLSNFSQMAVITFLMFVGATSGVVAAAGFIRGLSRSSTADIGNFWVDFTRTLYRVMLPLCVGMALVYVWQGMPQTFASQALATTLEGAQQQLIVGAVASFESIKHIGTNGGGFFSMNAAHPFENPTPLTNILHILSMLLIPSALTYTFGSMLLQRRQGWVFFGTFLVMFIGFLALVYGAEQTGNPLLTQAGANQTLSIEQSGGNMEGKELRFGIADSSLFIATTTAATTGSVNTMHDSLTPMGGFVPLAQMMLNCVFGGDGVGFINLIQYALLTVFLVGMMIGRSPEFLGKKIEAREMKLVMLSVLAHPISILGFTALAALWPDTMASLNNLGPHGFSEVLYAYTSGTANNGSAFAGLNANTPFFNTTIGLAMLIGRFFTMLPMLAVAGSLAMKKTVPAGAGTIPTATPLFMLLVVFVVLVVGGLTFLPALALGPLVEQLQLLSGQTYN from the coding sequence ATGTTAAGCACTTTGCTGGAATTTGCGCTGGTCCTGGGGTTGATGACCGCGCTTGCCGTGCTGATGGGCAAGTGGCTGGCCCGGGTGTTCACCGGAGCCCGCCATGCCTTGCCGGAACGGTTGACCTATCGCCTGCTGGGCGTCGATCCACTGGAGACCATGGGCTGGGCCCGCTATGGTTCGGCCCTGCTGCTGTCGAACGCGGCGATGATGTTGCTGGGCTATATCGTCCTGCGCTGGCAGGCGGTGATGCCGCTCAACCCACTGGGGTTGGCCGCGCAAACCCCGGACCTGGCGTTCAACACTGCCGCCTCCTTTATTACCAATACCAACTGGCAGGCGTACTCGGGTGAAACCAGCCTGTCGAACTTCAGCCAGATGGCCGTCATCACCTTTCTGATGTTTGTCGGCGCCACTTCGGGCGTCGTTGCCGCCGCAGGTTTTATTCGCGGGTTGAGCCGCTCAAGCACCGCCGATATCGGTAACTTCTGGGTCGACTTCACGCGCACGCTGTACCGGGTAATGCTGCCGCTGTGCGTGGGCATGGCGCTGGTATATGTATGGCAAGGCATGCCGCAGACCTTCGCCTCCCAAGCCTTGGCCACCACGCTGGAAGGTGCGCAGCAACAGTTGATTGTGGGCGCGGTCGCCAGCTTTGAATCGATCAAGCATATCGGCACCAACGGCGGCGGTTTCTTCAGCATGAATGCTGCGCATCCGTTCGAAAACCCGACACCACTGACCAACATCCTGCACATCCTCAGCATGTTGTTGATCCCCTCGGCGCTGACCTACACCTTCGGCAGCATGTTGCTGCAACGCCGTCAGGGCTGGGTGTTTTTCGGCACATTCCTGGTGATGTTCATCGGCTTCCTGGCGCTGGTGTATGGCGCCGAACAGACCGGCAACCCGCTGCTGACCCAGGCCGGCGCCAACCAGACACTGTCGATTGAGCAAAGCGGCGGCAATATGGAGGGCAAGGAACTGCGCTTCGGCATCGCCGACAGCAGCCTGTTCATCGCCACCACCACGGCGGCGACCACCGGCTCCGTCAACACTATGCATGACTCGCTGACCCCCATGGGCGGCTTCGTGCCCCTGGCGCAGATGATGCTCAACTGCGTATTCGGCGGTGACGGCGTGGGCTTCATCAACCTGATCCAGTACGCGCTGCTCACGGTGTTCCTGGTGGGCATGATGATCGGCCGCAGCCCGGAATTCCTCGGTAAGAAAATCGAGGCCCGTGAGATGAAACTGGTGATGCTCTCGGTGCTCGCACACCCGATCAGCATTCTGGGTTTCACCGCCCTCGCCGCCCTGTGGCCAGACACGATGGCCAGCCTGAACAACCTCGGCCCCCACGGTTTCAGTGAGGTGCTGTACGCCTACACCTCCGGCACCGCCAACAACGGTTCGGCCTTCGCCGGCCTGAACGCCAACACGCCGTTTTTCAACACCACCATTGGTCTGGCGATGCTGATCGGACGCTTCTTCACCATGCTGCCGATGCTCGCTGTGGCCGGCTCCCTGGCGATGAAAAAGACCGTGCCTGCCGGCGCCGGCACCATCCCTACTGCGACCCCGCTGTTCATGCTGCTGGTGGTGTTCGTGGTGCTGGTGGTGGGTGGCCTGACCTTCTTGCCGGCGCTCGCGCTCGGCCCGCTGGTGGAGCAACTGCAGTTGCTGTCCGGCCAGACGTACAACTGA
- the kdpF gene encoding K(+)-transporting ATPase subunit F, which produces MPELDTPTLNLAGLFNKGSYTVLTLTFIYVASGLCAVGLFAYLGYALIRAEKF; this is translated from the coding sequence GTGCCCGAGCTTGATACGCCAACGCTTAACCTCGCCGGCTTATTCAACAAGGGGAGTTACACCGTGCTCACACTGACCTTCATCTATGTCGCCAGCGGTTTATGTGCCGTCGGGCTGTTCGCTTACTTGGGCTACGCCCTCATTCGCGCTGAAAAGTTCTAG
- a CDS encoding catalase family protein, producing the protein MMIRSEYKQPSLLARLWLRLGAFLGKTLLWLVGLGLLGWLLATAWFAWQHSGPVSPDEQVPPGEAAMSQGIIQTAVRIVDQHREGTRYLRDAHAKAHGCVKAEVSVLKDLDPALRQGVFAEPGKTWQALMRLSNGNAYPQFDSIRDARGMAIKLLDVPGKQLMADQQTRTEQDFVMFSHPNFFVSDVAEYAQNIGAQADGKKVIAFFPHLDPRSWQVRHLFIALATLAPPPASPTQTTYFSVSPYKFGAANAKFRVAPDPQNCPDYVLPKQNQDLPNFLRSALNQQLSTDRVPACFVLQIQRQNPQKFMPIEDTSIEWKESDAPYETVAKVNIPAQDFDTPALNLACDNQSFNPWFGLEAHRPIGGINRLRKAVYEAVSDYRHSRNL; encoded by the coding sequence ATGATGATCCGATCTGAATACAAACAACCTTCGCTGCTTGCGCGTCTGTGGCTGCGCCTCGGCGCTTTTCTGGGTAAAACCCTGTTGTGGCTGGTGGGCCTGGGGCTGTTGGGCTGGCTGCTGGCAACGGCCTGGTTTGCCTGGCAACACAGTGGCCCGGTGTCACCCGACGAGCAGGTCCCGCCCGGTGAAGCGGCCATGAGCCAGGGCATCATTCAGACGGCGGTGCGTATCGTCGACCAGCACCGCGAAGGCACCCGCTACCTGCGTGACGCCCACGCCAAGGCGCATGGCTGCGTGAAGGCCGAAGTCAGTGTGCTGAAGGACCTTGATCCGGCCTTGCGCCAGGGCGTTTTCGCCGAACCGGGCAAGACCTGGCAGGCGCTCATGCGCTTGTCCAACGGCAACGCCTATCCGCAGTTCGACAGCATCCGTGATGCGCGCGGCATGGCAATCAAACTGTTGGATGTGCCGGGCAAACAGCTGATGGCGGACCAGCAAACACGCACCGAGCAAGACTTTGTGATGTTCAGCCACCCGAACTTCTTTGTCAGCGACGTAGCGGAGTATGCGCAGAACATTGGCGCCCAGGCCGATGGCAAGAAAGTCATCGCGTTCTTCCCCCACCTCGACCCACGCAGCTGGCAGGTGCGCCACTTGTTTATTGCCCTGGCGACCCTGGCGCCCCCCCCGGCCAGCCCGACGCAGACCACCTACTTTTCAGTTTCGCCCTACAAGTTTGGCGCGGCGAATGCCAAGTTCCGCGTGGCACCCGATCCGCAAAACTGCCCGGACTATGTGCTGCCAAAGCAGAATCAGGACCTGCCGAATTTCCTGCGCAGCGCCTTGAATCAGCAACTGTCCACCGACCGAGTGCCGGCGTGTTTTGTGTTGCAGATTCAGCGGCAGAACCCGCAGAAATTCATGCCAATCGAAGACACCAGTATCGAATGGAAGGAAAGCGACGCGCCTTATGAAACGGTGGCCAAGGTAAACATCCCCGCACAGGATTTCGACACGCCGGCCTTGAACCTCGCTTGCGACAACCAATCGTTCAACCCTTGGTTCGGGCTGGAGGCGCATCGACCGATTGGCGGTATCAACCGGCTGCGCAAGGCCGTGTATGAGGCTGTCAGCGACTATCGGCATAGTCGTAACTTGTAA
- a CDS encoding di-heme-cytochrome C peroxidase, whose amino-acid sequence MRIFSRVLLLILAVLGIALTVVLYYTVNPKLPDYVPVEQVHYQDQWSAADRQTYYFTPQGTQVKGLHYDWFTALELPFSAQRFATPEYLARFGFLVDPKQVPTAQNPGNLPVGFARHQNAGSRVEYLDITCAACHTGELHVNNQALRIDGGSAQHVLPSSVPTLRGGSFGQALVASLAATYYLPWKFDRFAHSVLGHDYDEYNKQQLRQDFKASLNQFLRVAWNDTHRGLYPTEEGPGRTDAFGRIANASFGDAISAENYRVANAPVDYPHLWDIWTFDWVQWNGSAQQPMARNIGEALGVGATLDFFDSAGQPLQGDARYPSSVRVRDLNRIEETLQRLKPPTWPEDLFGAINKPLAAQGRALFAENCAGCHVPAVNQVNGRPVQQLKMLPVDYIGTDPGAANNIADQRYDLSALQWDAAELATLNVELHPKPSAPLDLHKMSVAQGLAYVTAFVEDHAYRAAGVTPAERPSLDGFGLPIGVRELRAYKARPLAGVWATPPFLHNGSVPTIFQLLSPQDERSTTFYKGTFNYDPRHLGFETGAFKNAFVFDTTITGNHNSGHEFRDGKRGNGVIGRTLLPQERWALLEYLKVLGGPLEQQLP is encoded by the coding sequence TTGCGCATTTTTTCCCGTGTTTTACTCCTGATACTGGCGGTGCTGGGCATTGCCCTCACCGTGGTGCTCTATTACACCGTCAACCCCAAGTTGCCGGACTACGTGCCCGTGGAGCAGGTGCACTACCAGGATCAATGGAGTGCGGCTGATCGCCAGACGTATTACTTCACGCCCCAGGGCACCCAGGTAAAAGGCCTGCATTACGACTGGTTTACCGCACTGGAACTGCCGTTTTCGGCGCAGCGGTTTGCCACGCCCGAATACCTCGCGCGCTTCGGTTTCCTGGTCGACCCCAAGCAAGTTCCTACCGCGCAGAACCCCGGCAACCTGCCGGTAGGTTTCGCGCGGCACCAGAACGCCGGCAGTCGTGTTGAATACCTGGATATCACCTGCGCCGCCTGCCACACCGGCGAATTGCACGTCAACAACCAGGCCCTGCGCATCGACGGTGGCTCCGCTCAGCACGTGCTGCCCTCCAGCGTGCCGACCCTGCGTGGCGGCAGTTTCGGTCAAGCCCTGGTGGCCAGTCTTGCCGCCACCTATTACCTGCCGTGGAAGTTCGACCGCTTCGCCCACAGCGTGCTCGGTCACGACTATGACGAGTACAACAAGCAACAATTGCGTCAGGACTTCAAAGCATCGCTGAACCAATTCCTGCGCGTTGCCTGGAACGACACACACCGCGGCCTCTACCCCACCGAAGAAGGACCAGGGCGCACCGATGCGTTTGGCCGCATCGCCAATGCCAGTTTCGGCGACGCCATTTCAGCGGAAAACTATCGCGTCGCCAATGCGCCGGTGGACTACCCACACTTGTGGGATATCTGGACCTTCGACTGGGTGCAGTGGAACGGCTCAGCCCAGCAACCCATGGCGCGCAATATCGGCGAAGCCCTTGGTGTGGGCGCCACCCTGGATTTCTTCGACAGCGCCGGCCAGCCTCTTCAGGGCGACGCGCGCTACCCGTCGAGCGTACGGGTGCGTGACCTCAACCGAATCGAGGAGACCCTGCAACGCCTCAAACCACCCACCTGGCCGGAGGACCTGTTCGGGGCCATCAACAAGCCCCTCGCCGCCCAAGGCCGTGCATTGTTCGCCGAGAACTGCGCCGGTTGCCATGTGCCCGCCGTCAATCAGGTCAATGGTCGCCCGGTGCAGCAACTGAAGATGCTGCCTGTGGACTACATTGGCACCGACCCCGGCGCCGCCAATAACATCGCCGATCAACGCTACGACCTCAGCGCCCTGCAATGGGACGCGGCGGAATTGGCCACACTCAACGTCGAGTTGCACCCCAAGCCAAGCGCCCCGCTGGACCTGCACAAAATGTCGGTTGCCCAGGGCCTCGCCTACGTCACCGCCTTTGTCGAGGACCACGCCTACCGCGCGGCCGGAGTGACCCCGGCCGAGCGCCCCAGCCTGGACGGGTTCGGCCTGCCCATTGGCGTGCGCGAATTGCGCGCGTACAAGGCGCGGCCATTGGCCGGCGTGTGGGCCACCCCGCCGTTCCTGCATAACGGCTCGGTGCCGACGATTTTCCAATTGCTCTCGCCTCAGGACGAGCGCAGCACCACCTTCTATAAAGGCACGTTCAACTACGACCCGCGCCACCTGGGCTTTGAGACCGGCGCGTTCAAAAATGCCTTTGTGTTCGACACCACTATCACCGGCAACCACAACAGCGGTCACGAATTCCGTGACGGCAAGCGTGGCAATGGCGTGATCGGCCGCACCTTGCTGCCGCAGGAACGCTGGGCGCTGCTGGAATACCTCAAAGTGCTGGGCGGCCCGCTGGAGCAACAACTGCCATGA
- a CDS encoding FKBP-type peptidyl-prolyl cis-trans isomerase — translation MKQHRLAAAVALVSLVLAGCDSQTSVELKTPAQKASYGIGLNMGKSLAQEGMDDLDSKAVAQGIEDAVGKKEQKLKDDELVEAFAALQKRAEERMTKMSEESAAAGKKFLEENAKKDGVVTTASGLQYKIVKKADGAQPKPTDVVTVHYTGKLTNGTTFDSSVDRGSPIDLPVSGVIPGWVEGLQLMHVGEKVELYIPSDLAYGAQSPSPAIPANSVLVFDLELLGIKDPAKAEAPDAPAAPAAKK, via the coding sequence ATGAAACAGCATCGGTTGGCGGCGGCGGTGGCCCTGGTTAGCCTGGTACTTGCGGGTTGTGATTCGCAGACCAGCGTAGAGCTGAAAACCCCGGCGCAGAAAGCTTCCTACGGCATCGGCCTGAACATGGGCAAAAGCCTTGCTCAAGAAGGCATGGATGACCTGGACTCCAAAGCGGTAGCTCAGGGCATCGAAGATGCCGTTGGCAAGAAAGAACAGAAGCTCAAAGACGACGAGCTGGTTGAAGCGTTTGCCGCACTGCAAAAGCGTGCTGAAGAACGCATGACCAAAATGAGCGAAGAGTCGGCAGCCGCCGGCAAGAAATTCCTTGAAGAAAACGCCAAGAAAGACGGCGTAGTGACCACAGCTTCCGGTCTGCAGTACAAGATCGTGAAGAAGGCTGATGGCGCTCAGCCTAAGCCGACCGACGTGGTGACTGTTCACTACACCGGCAAGCTCACCAACGGCACTACCTTTGACAGCTCCGTGGATCGCGGTAGCCCGATTGACCTGCCGGTCAGCGGCGTGATCCCGGGTTGGGTCGAAGGCCTGCAACTGATGCACGTGGGCGAGAAGGTCGAGTTGTACATCCCGTCCGATCTGGCCTACGGCGCGCAGAGCCCGAGCCCGGCGATTCCAGCCAACTCCGTGCTGGTATTCGATCTGGAACTGCTCGGCATCAAGGACCCAGCCAAGGCTGAAGCCCCTGACGCGCCTGCTGCTCCGGCTGCCAAGAAGTAA
- a CDS encoding YkvA family protein, producing MKPPFNFTRFLPMAARLLGRGRLPTLLFAVAAKGSSQGNRLGNLKDDLKLLQALCLAYWRGEYRAISPKALISVVAGLMYFLSPIDAIPDFIPMFGMLDDIAVLAWVMKTLNGELSAFRAWRDAQRPEKLAVVERLPATAALLTQENPQKN from the coding sequence ATGAAACCACCTTTCAATTTCACCCGCTTCCTGCCCATGGCTGCGCGCTTGTTGGGCCGTGGGCGTTTACCGACCCTGCTGTTCGCGGTTGCCGCCAAAGGCTCAAGCCAAGGCAACCGGCTGGGTAATCTCAAGGATGACCTCAAGTTGCTCCAGGCCCTGTGCCTGGCTTACTGGCGCGGAGAGTACCGGGCGATCAGCCCCAAGGCGCTGATCTCGGTGGTGGCGGGGTTGATGTATTTCCTCAGCCCGATCGATGCGATCCCGGACTTTATCCCTATGTTCGGCATGCTCGATGACATCGCTGTGCTGGCATGGGTCATGAAGACCTTGAACGGCGAGCTGAGCGCCTTTCGCGCCTGGCGCGACGCCCAGCGCCCGGAAAAACTCGCCGTGGTTGAGCGACTGCCTGCGACGGCTGCGCTGCTGACCCAGGAAAACCCACAAAAAAATTGA
- a CDS encoding helix-turn-helix domain-containing protein, translating to MDIQIISRNGEPEYAVLPWDQYQALLKAAGQPQPTLASSPAAPLAIDQGLRPLADLSSLREAKGLAIETLARTVGISPSYLGLIERGERQPDAAIRRSLAWELGVAGWRDES from the coding sequence ATGGATATTCAGATAATTTCACGCAATGGCGAGCCCGAGTATGCGGTGTTGCCATGGGATCAGTACCAGGCGCTGCTAAAAGCTGCCGGTCAGCCGCAACCCACGCTCGCTTCTTCCCCCGCCGCACCCCTCGCGATTGACCAGGGCCTGCGCCCGCTCGCAGACCTGAGCAGCCTGCGTGAAGCCAAGGGCCTGGCCATCGAAACCCTGGCCCGCACGGTGGGTATCAGCCCGTCCTATCTTGGATTGATTGAACGTGGTGAACGCCAGCCGGATGCCGCCATACGCCGCAGCCTGGCCTGGGAATTGGGCGTTGCAGGTTGGAGGGATGAATCTTGA
- a CDS encoding bifunctional diguanylate cyclase/phosphodiesterase — translation MTMTEQLNALGSILAQGSLHSLFQPIICLSERRILGYEALSRGPSNSPLHSPVALFSVASHAGRLSELEIACRESACRRFSEQKLPGKLFLNISPESLMETAHQPGRTLQLLRDFGIPPSQVVIELTEQTPTDDFDLLQTALHHYRDMGFAIALDDLGAGYSSLRLWSELRPDYVKIDRHFIDGIHQDALKREFVGSILQIARASRAQVIAEGIELPEELAVLTEMGVDLVQGYLLCRPQEQPPQEARLMLPKQDNANLALSEEGSDLSALLNEQPAVDQDTATALVLESFRRQANLNSLAVLDGRGHPVGIVHRHSLSDALLKPFATDLFARKPISRLMSDDFLAVELSQSLQQVSRLLTSRARQRIEEDFIITLNGDYLGLGRVIDVLKLITELKIQQARYANPLTLLPGNVPIQQCLTRLLQQRRESVICYVDIDSFKPFNDIYGYGRGDEVLLCLAQCLNDRVDPSRDFVGHIGGDDFLLVLGPQDWRKRLNQLLDDFHTQCRRFYRTEHIDAGCFVALNRQGVRQEFALLSLSIGVVHLYPQACGQLDASQLAELASQAKHHAKDVAGYSIHVIDSMDSVPQPL, via the coding sequence ATGACCATGACCGAACAGCTGAATGCATTGGGCTCAATCCTGGCTCAAGGCAGTTTGCACAGCTTGTTCCAACCGATCATTTGCCTGTCCGAGCGGCGCATCCTCGGCTACGAAGCCCTCAGCCGTGGCCCGTCCAACAGCCCACTGCACTCCCCCGTCGCCCTGTTCTCGGTGGCCAGCCATGCCGGGCGCCTCAGTGAACTGGAAATCGCCTGCCGTGAAAGCGCATGCCGGCGCTTCAGTGAACAGAAACTGCCGGGCAAACTGTTCTTGAACATCTCGCCGGAATCCTTGATGGAGACGGCGCATCAGCCGGGTCGCACGCTGCAACTGTTGCGCGACTTCGGTATCCCACCCAGCCAGGTGGTGATCGAACTCACCGAGCAGACGCCCACCGACGATTTCGACTTGCTGCAAACTGCGCTGCATCATTACCGCGACATGGGCTTCGCCATCGCGCTGGATGACTTGGGCGCCGGCTATTCCAGCCTGCGTTTATGGTCGGAACTGCGCCCGGATTACGTGAAGATCGACCGGCATTTTATCGACGGCATCCACCAGGACGCGCTCAAGCGTGAGTTTGTCGGCTCAATCCTGCAAATCGCCCGCGCCTCGCGTGCGCAGGTGATTGCAGAGGGCATTGAGCTGCCGGAAGAACTGGCGGTGTTAACCGAGATGGGCGTTGATCTGGTCCAGGGCTACCTGCTTTGCCGTCCGCAGGAACAGCCGCCCCAGGAAGCACGCCTGATGCTGCCCAAGCAAGACAATGCCAACCTCGCCCTCAGCGAAGAAGGCAGCGACCTCAGCGCCCTGCTCAACGAGCAACCGGCGGTGGATCAGGACACCGCCACTGCGTTGGTCCTGGAATCCTTCCGTCGCCAGGCCAACCTCAACTCCCTGGCCGTGCTGGATGGCCGCGGCCACCCGGTCGGCATCGTGCACCGGCATTCCTTGTCGGACGCGCTGCTCAAGCCGTTCGCCACCGACCTGTTCGCGCGCAAACCCATCAGCCGCTTGATGAGCGATGACTTTCTGGCCGTGGAATTGAGCCAGTCCCTGCAGCAAGTCAGCCGCTTGTTGACCAGCCGCGCACGCCAGCGAATTGAAGAAGATTTCATCATCACCCTCAACGGCGATTACCTCGGCCTGGGTCGGGTCATTGATGTGCTTAAGCTGATCACCGAGCTGAAGATCCAACAAGCGCGTTACGCCAACCCACTGACGCTGCTACCCGGCAATGTGCCGATTCAGCAATGCCTGACGCGCTTGCTGCAACAACGGCGCGAGTCAGTGATCTGCTACGTAGATATCGACAGTTTCAAGCCGTTCAACGATATCTATGGCTACGGGCGCGGGGATGAAGTGTTGCTGTGCCTGGCGCAGTGCCTGAACGACCGGGTCGACCCGAGCCGCGACTTTGTCGGCCATATCGGCGGGGATGATTTTTTACTGGTGCTGGGCCCGCAGGATTGGCGCAAGCGGCTCAACCAGTTATTGGACGATTTCCACACCCAATGCCGGCGCTTCTATCGCACCGAACACATCGACGCCGGCTGCTTCGTGGCGTTGAACCGCCAGGGCGTGCGCCAGGAGTTCGCCTTGTTGTCGCTGTCGATCGGTGTGGTGCATTTGTATCCACAGGCCTGTGGACAACTGGATGCCAGCCAGTTGGCGGAGCTGGCCTCACAGGCCAAGCACCACGCCAAGGATGTGGCCGGTTACAGCATTCATGTCATCGACAGCATGGACAGCGTGCCGCAGCCGCTTTAA